The segment GCGCCGCCGTCCAGTAGCACATCAGTACCGCTGCTGCGGGCAGCCCGGCGGCTCCGCTGGCAGCGGGCGGGGGCTGCGGAGGGTCGCCGTGGGGGGGCTACAGGGCCGCGTCGCTGTGCTGACAGACCGAGCGACACGGAGGCGGCTTGTGCCCGATGCTCGGCCGGCACACCGTGCCCGTCCCGCGGTGTGCGGACGCGCtcgggcgggggcggccgccCCGCTGCCCCTCGCAAAGATGGCGCTGCCCCGCTCCTTGCGCGACGTGGCGCGCGCTGCCCGGTGCAAAGATGGGGGCGGTGGCGCGCGGGGCgcgggccggccccgccccccgggCTCGGCAGCGCGCGCGGCGGGGATGGTGGCGCGGGGTCTGCGCGCGCTGCGCGGGGCGCTGCGGGCCGGGGGGCGCCGCTTCAGCACGCGCCCCGCGCGCGCCCCCGCCATGGACTACCAGGTACCGCGCGGGGCCGCGCacgggcggggcgcggggccgcggcaGCGATGGGGCTCCGGTTCCGCGCGGGGCGGCGGACACACCTCCCCTCCCGAGCCGCTCTGCCgcctcccgcagcccccgggccGTGGCGGCTGCCGCGCGGCCCCGCTTTTTGCTCGGGTCGCTCCGCCAAGCGCCGTGCCCCGAGGCAGCAGCGGGTGAGCCCGGCCTGTGGCCGCAGCCGCTCCGGTAGCCACGGCGTGTCCCGGCCGCACGCGGCTGCGCCAGGTGTCGCGGGGGTAATGGCGGTGCCCGAGGTGGAGCCCTGCCGGGCAGGCGGGAGCGGTCCCGCTCGGGGGGCTGGAAGAGCTGTGGTGCCAGTGCCACTGTCCGGCGGGACAGGGTCCAGCTGCCTGGGTGGATGTCCTCACACTGGGGACATAGGTTGGTGCAGCGCCAGGCTCATGTCCCCTTGGCGTGGGGTGACAATGGTGACCTCGTGTCTCAGGTGTGCCGTGCAGGTGCAGCGTTCTTGCTTCATTAGCGTGGCTCGTTAAACACCACAGCACGGGTGCGCGCTGGAGCGCTGCCCGTTCCTGCCGGCGGCGACCTTGTCCCACTGGGCAGCGGTGGGTGCCGGCGCTGGGCTTGACCGCGGGGCCAGGGGGCAGCCGCGGAGGGGCGGGTAACCCCGGCCCATAAGTAGCCTGTCCCCGTGACAGGACCTGGCGCTGCCGGCACGTCCCGCGGCACCATGGCGGAGATGCTGCCGGCATCGGTGACCAATGGCACCGCCGAGGGGACTGATCCCGAAGGGGTGGGTCAGCGTGCAGTGGGCTCTGGGTAGGCTGGCCCCATAAGGCTGCTGTGACGGCACTATTCCGACTACCTCGGGCATCTTTCCAGGATGCAATCCGGATGCTCAACACCCTGCAGACCAATGCCAGCTacctggagcaggtgaagcGGGAGCGTGGTGACCCCCAGGCCCAGCTGGAAGCCATGCAGGGCTTTTTGGAGAGAAGTGGACTGAAGGTGAAGGACTGATCCCCGTCCCTGTTCCCCCATCCTGTTAGCAGTGCCACCATGCTTGGCACTGACTGCCATGGGGGTCTCACAGGGTGGTTGAACTCTTACAGGTCGAGGACCTGGATCGACTGAACATCATCCACGTCACGGGGACGAAGGGCAAGGTGAGGCGGATGGGCGGTGCTGTGGGCGATTGGGAGGCTGAGGGGGCTGCTGGAGTCTGTGGCTCTGTTTGCCCCTGCTGTGGAACAGGGGTTTAACACAGCTGTCTCCTCAGGGCTCAGCGTGCGCCTTCACCGAGTGCATCCTCCGCAACTACGGGCTGAAGACAGGCTTTTACAGGTGGGCAGGGGGGTCAGGAGGGTTTTGAAGGGCCGGTGGAGCTGTCCCTAACTCTTCCCCCTGCTCTGtacccccagctcccctcacCTCGTGCAGGTGCGCGAGCGGATCCGCATCAATGGGCAGCCCATCAGCAAGGACCTCTTCAACAAGTACTTCTGGCTGGTCTACAACCGCCTGGAGGAGACCAAGGTGGGGCCAGCAGGGTCTGTGGGGTGCTCCCTCCCTTGGGTCCCCCACTCCCAGGGTCCTGTGCTAACCCTCACCGTGCTTTGCCCACCAGGACCCAGCACACTCCAGCATGCCGGCGTATTTCCGCTTCCTCACCATCATGGCCTTTCACGtcttcctgcaggagaaggtcAGTGGTGATAGCCTCCAGCTTGTGACAGAAATGTCAGGTTGGTGGGGACTCAGGGAGGGGGAACTTGGGGCAGAACTTGTGTGGATGGGGCTGTCATGGCTGTAAacaggggatgctgtgccaggtaGATGATCCCCCCCCCACAAATGTGCTCAGGTGTGGGTTTGGAAGGGCTGGTGGCAGGGACCTGTCTCCACACACATCCCTAAATCCATGGGGACATCCTGCTTGTGGCTCTGATGGctccagtgtccctgtgtctccaGGTGGACCTGGCAGTGGTGGAAGTTGGCATTGGTGGCACCTATGACTGCACCAACATTGTCAGGTAAGAGCTGGCAGTGTgagcctgtccccagggctgccagggcctGATGTCCCCACAGTGGAGGGGGgaacagcagggacactgccatgCTGCATCCCCAGGGCACCGGTGGTGTGTGGGGTCTCCTCCCTGGGCATCGACCACACCAGCATCCTGGGGGACACCATGGAGAAGATCGCCTGGCAGAAGGGGGGCATTTTTAAGGTAGGGAGACCTGCTctctccttttttgtttttggggtgtgttcCCCCGTGTCACTGAGctccccatcctccccagcCCGGTGTGCCGGCGTTCACCGTGGCGCAGCCGGAGCGGCCgctggaggtgctgagggagCGAGCCCAGGAGCGGCAGGTGAGTTGCTGGTGGGGGTGTGGATGGGGGTGCCCCATGGCGGGGGGCTCAGccttctctccctgcagtgTTCCCTCTacctgtgcccagagctggatgaCTTTGAGGAGGGCTGCGGGGcgctggagctggggctggccgGTGCCCACCAGCGCTCCAACGCCGCCCTGGCCTTACAGCTGGCGCGGACGTGGCTGCAGCGCCGCGGCTGCCAGGGTaaggcaggggacagggggcagGGGCCAGACCCCACCAGGGCCCCTGAGGTCTCAGTGGGATGCCTGTCCTGCCTAGGTCTCTGGGAGCTGAAGGAGGTGCCACCGAGCAGCGAGCTGCTGGGGAGGCCAGTGCCACTGGCGCCTGCCTTCCGACTGCCCGATGCCATGATCCAAGGTGCAGTATGGCCGTGCCAGCACCCCCCTCACCATGTCACAGGGCCTAGCAGGGCCGTGCTGCaccccagtgctgtgtgtgctggagggCGCAGTCTGCCCCACACTGGATTCCCACGGGAGTAGTGGCGTCAGGGAGGGTATGGGGGTCCCAGCCATGCCCTGTGTTCCCCCAGGCCTGCGGGACACAGAGTGGCTGGGCCGGACTCAGGTGCTGTCCCACGGCCCTGTGACGTGGTACCTGGACGGAGCTCacaccaccagcagcatccaggCCTGCGTCCGCTGGTTCCGCCAGGCCGCCCTCAGCCAGGACAAGCCTCACGAGTAAGGAGAGGATGCAGAGGGGGGCACACATTGCAGGGGTgtggtggtggtgctggaggTCCTCTGGGGGCATGGGCCACCTGCCCTTTCTCCCTGCAGTGGTTCTGAGGTGCGTGTGCTGCTCTTCAATGCCACAGGCGACCGGGACACGGCGGCGCTGCTCaagctgctggtggtgaggtttggggggcacaggggggtcACTGTGCCTGGGTTCTCTGCTAGtcctgggacctgctttgctgtgggtgcagggagctgtgagatGGAGCTGGCaccctgtctgtctgtctgcccaTCCTGCTATCCCAGGGTGTATCccacctcagctgctccctgcaaggGTCTCACAGTCCTGGGTGCGGGGAAGGGACTTGGATcatcccctgccccatcccctgtAACCCTGCTGGTGTGGGACTGACCCCAGTGGGAATCCCATGGGTGGGTACTGAGGGTCCCCACAGTGCTGATTCCTCCTGTCTCCACAGTCCTGTCACTTTGACTATGCTGTTTTCTGCCCCAACTTCACGGAGGTGTCGTTGGCCAACAACgcaggtgagtgctggggaGACAGGGCATTCTCCAGCTCCCCATCcttgtccctccccagctctccctgcaatCCCTGACTgttgtccccatccctcccagaCCAGCAAAATTTCAACGTGACACTGGAGAATGCCCTGACCCGCTGCCTGGAGAACCAGCAGACGTGGACAAGGCTCCTGGAAGAGAAAGTGGGGCAGGACCCCTGGCTCCCATCGCCCCCGCGGGTGGGGGGGCTGCTGCAGCCGACCCCCGCCCGaggctccctgctcctggtgccCCCAGCACCCCGACCCCTCAATTCCCCAGCCCTCGTGTTCCCGTGCCTGGCCCAGGCGCTGCGGTGGGTAGCACAGGGCCGGGACCCCCATCTGGCAGCCCCCGTGGCCTCGGGGGCTCACCCGCACCCCGCAGCCAGCAGCGGGGCCGTGCTGCTGCGGGAGGCGGCCGCTGTCCATGTCCTGGTCACCGGCAGCCTGCACTTGGTGGGCGGCGCCCTCCGGCTGCTGGTCCCCGCCCTGTCCCAGTAACGGGGGACAGGGCTTTGCACCTTTGTTTACTTGAAGCAACAGTTTTGCCCCCGGTGATGCTCGGAGGCATCTGGAGGGGGATGTGGGACACCCTGCCCCGTCCTGGCTTGGCTGTTTTCACCCCAGTGCCTTTTGCCTGTGCCCTTCCCAGGACACTGTCCATGGGGGGATGCTCCTGgtctccatcccctccctgaTGAGACTGACTGGGGGAACCcccagggtttggggggctgccccaggctgtgatGAGATCCCAGTGCCTGGTAGGTGGGAGCCTCAAGCTGTGGCAAGGCTCAGCATCAGGGcacaattaatttaatatagggaagatttttattattattgataAAAGTTTGTAACTTGGACGGGGAGCTGGGGGGAGTGGTGGGTTCTGCCCATCGTCctgtgggagggcagcagcctTGCACCATTCTCCACAAATaaacctcctgctgctcccattgGTGCCTGCTGCCTTCTTGGGGGGATGCAGGAGGGGCACGGGGGTCACCCCAAGTGCTGGGGCATGTCCAGGGGGCACCCACTTCTTCTTCCCCCCCCATTTGATGGGGAGCCTTGTGGGAGGTTTTGGCAATAGCTGCTCTTTCTGCCTCCCCACTGCAGCGGGGGACCCCAGGGGGTTTGCAGGGTGCACCCCCCCGATGTGGGCTGCCCTCGGGGGGCCAAAGCATTCACTGAATGAGTAATGGAGGCCCCCTCTGGGCTCGGCCTGAGATTTGGGGCAAAGTATCAGCTTAATGGCACTGGGGTGGGTCCCCAAGTCCGTTGGCCGGGGGCTGCGCGGGCTCGGGGGGGCCCGGGGGCGTCAGGCCatgctgctggtggagcaggGCGTGCTCTGGGTGCTGCCGATGCTGtggttggtgctgctgctctccgaGGCTGGCGCCGTGCTGGAAACCGGCTGCAGTTTGGAGATGGGACCTGGCTCACACCGCCCGCCACGGGGAACACCAAGGGGAAACCAGACTCAGGGCGAACAGCGGCGGCCTTGGCTCGGTCCCCTGGCACCTTCCGGCCCTCATGCACAAACCCTCACTCCCCAGCTAGCCCCTGGGATGGAGATGAGCATGGGGAAGGAGGGCAGGTGGCAGAGGGGCCCCCAGACAAGTAGGAGGGACCCTGAGGAGCTGTAGACACCTGATGCAGGGTTATTCCCCCATAGCATTGCCAGGACTGTACAGATGAGGGCAATGGAGCATCCTGGTCTCTGGCTTACCTGGGGACTTTGCCCAGGAGGGAAGAGTGGGTAATCCAGTAAGGGACATGCACGTGGCCACCCCATCCCACCACGGGGGTCCCCAGGGGTGGTGGATACTCACGGGTGTGCGAGTAGATGTACCAGAGCCCGGCAGTGAGGAGTGCCCCGATGAGGAAGGCGCCGAAGGTGATGCCCAGGACAGcggccagccccagcccatggTCTGTGGGAGGAGGAGGCCGTTAGCACTGCCACACTGGGAGGGTCCTTTCCCACTCCATTCCCATGCTGACCACCTCCCTTGCTCTGAACTTACAGTTGAGCGGCCGCCAGGCATCCTTCACTGTCACCTCCAGGACCTTCTCAAACATGGTGTCATTCTGCAGAGGTGGAGGTTGGGGTGAGAGAGGGAAGATGTGCACCCTTGCAGGATGACAGAGGTGGGGACCCCCAGGCTCTCTGCAGACCAGGGAATGCTGCTCCTGGCCGGGCTCCATCACCCAACAGTGTGGGACAAACCCATCAGGCTGCTACCGCCAATGGGGACCAGCCTGGTGGCATcacagggtggggagggggtcACACTGACCTGCAAGCCGGCCTTGCACTTGAGGATGGCAGAGAAGGGGATGTGCCCGCCCTCAGGAACGGAGTAGGTGAAGCGGAAGCGCCAGACCTTCCTGCCGTGGGTGCTGGTGGGGctgtccagcacagccacccccgCGCCGCGCGCCTCCCCgccctgcaccagcagcaccgGCTCCCGCCCCGCGGCCACCAGCCAGCACTCCTTCAGCTGCAGGTCAGCTGGGTGGTCCATCCACCGCATGGACGCCTGCACGGGGTGGGAACGGGGCACCCCATCAGGGTCAGCGGCCCAGGGATggctgcactgcccagcctgggcgCTGGGACAGCGGCAGTACCTGCACAAAGGCCTCCTTGTTGATCTCCAGCTCCGTCTGTGGTGCCTTGAAGTCGGCGGTGGGGAAAAGGCGCAGGAAGAGCTCCCGTGGGATCTCGCACTGGAAACCAACCTGCAAGAGGAGGGCAGCACTAAGGGGgcacccagcacccagctggcAGTGACATCTGCaccttctcccagccctggacaTGCTGGGAAATCCGGCTCTTACCCGCACGCTCCGGAGCACTGCATCCTTGGCCAGGCTGAGGATCAGCTGTGAGGAGGCAGGAAAGGTGGGACAGTCAGGTGGCCCCCACTGCTGGAGtcgggatgggatgggatgggatgggatgggatgggatgggatgggatgggatgggatgggatgggatgggatgggatgggatgggatgggatgggatgggatggtcCCACCCACACACTCCCCCTCCAtctcagccctgggctgcagcatgACATTTCCAGCCATGCAAAAGCAAGGAGGTCCTGGGTGGAGAAGCCCCACTAGCAATAATTGAAGCTCTCATGAGCCATCAGTGGGGCTGGAGGCAACACCCCTAGCCAGTCCCCCTCTTACCTCATTGTTGGCATAGCCCCTGCCCTCCAGTGAGGTGCCACAGTGGCTGAGGGGACTTTTCAACATGAAGTGGGTGGCATTTTTCTCTGCCTGGCAGCTGATGTCCCTCAGGGTGATGCTCACCACGTCCTTGATGGGCTGAGAGGAAAGCACATTGTAGTCATCCACtgactggggacagccctgtgccacccacCCCTAGCACCCAGAGGAAAATGCAACTTCTGAGTGATTTTGGTGGACACTGGCACCCCTCTCCACCCTCCTCACCTCCAGATGGGACCTGATGATGACGATCTCCATGGTTTCATCTGTGCACTTCCAGGGCTTGAGGGTGAGCAGCACCCGGTGGGGCAAGTCTGGGGGCTGTGTGATGACAAGGGGGGTGGTCGTCACAGGCGTCTCAACCGTctctgcaggacagggacatgggggggcTGAGTGGGAGTGGTGGAACCAcccatcccacccagccctggggtgctgggggccTCACCATGCCCATGAATCTCcaggctgatgctgctgctggcagggatggaagAGTAGGAGGCAATGACACTGTAGTTCTTCTCAAAGGCTGTAGCAATGAGGTCCTGCTCCGTCTTAGCGCTGAGTGACCCGTTGAGCAGCCCCGGGAATAAGGACATCTTGTAATTCCCAGAGACCTGCAGTGAGGAGGAAAGGGGGGACAAAGTGGagacagggacagctgggggtgCACAAAGCAGGGCTCATCCCAGTAATGAGGGCTTGCAGCAAGGGGGCTGCCACTTGCCCATGTCTAATGTCTCCACCTTCCCCATGACACCAGCATCTCCTGGCACCTGGCAGGTCCCTTGGTGGGAGTGGTGGGGAAGATAGGCTCCTCTCAGCATACCATTAAGTGGATGTTGCACTCTGAGGAGAGGGACCAGGTGAAGTTGGCCTTGCTATGCAGGATGAGCATCAGGTGGCCAGCAGAATTCCGAGGACATCTCACAGACAGGTTCACCTCTGTGATGGAGGAGCTGCAAAACCACAAGATCCCCCTTCTCAGCATTCCATACCAACTGGTCCCACATCCAACTTGGGATGTGGGGGTCTGCCTTTGAGACAGCCCAACACCTTCCCAAGCATCTCCAagcacatcccagtgcctgtCCCACCCCTGGGGCCCCACTGTGGTACCTGGGCTCTGACTGCAGATGGATGATGTGAGCGGCCCTGGTGCTCTGGGTATCACTGCGTGAGCAGCCCTTCACCCCGTGGAAGAAGACCTCAGTCTCAAGGTGCTGAACAGCATTGAAGGGCTCCTGGGGAACACATTCTGGAGGACTGTGGGCATCTGTGCAGGTGGCAGGGTCAGCAGAGTCAAACTGGGCTCAGTGGGTGGGGAGATGTTCAGGGCCAGGGGCATCAGTCCCCATGGCATCTCCCTGGGGAAGGTACTTTGCCCCAGGAGGTTGTTATCCTTCTGGAACAGGAAGACCATTCCTGCCCACTCCAGCCCCCCAGTGCtagccccagccccacacacctTCTCCCAGGTGGAGCTGGACGCTGCGGGGGTCCTGCAGCTCGCTGTAGGATGTGATGCCCCCGTAGGTGGCCAGAGCCCAGGCCAGCAAGTCGCTGGAGACCAGGGGTGGCTCAGGGTTTGGTGCTCTGATGGTCTCTGGGCTGAGGTGGGCATCCTGTGGGCCAAGTGACAGCCTAAGCCAGGGTGAGGGGCAAAGCCCATCCCTCCCTTACTCAGACTGGAATGGGGAAAGCAAGGGAAACCTTTCCCTTCAGTGTGCAGATACAAACATGAGCCTATAACAGGtgagtgtccccagagcctggGTTGGTGGCCACCCTGGAtgaatggggatttttggggccaTGAACTGGGAACAGCGAGAGTGCTGGTGGCACATGGAGGGCTCAGCCCACTTTATTATTAGCCACAAACAAAGCAGGAGGTTTATTTTGCTAACAAAGCGCCCGACCCCGGCTCAGCTCGCTGGAGCCAAACCCCATCCCTGACCTTCCTCCCGCCGGCCGGAGGAAATGGGAGctttttccagccctgtgcGTCATTCCCTGCCTGGCCAGCCCAGCGCTCAGCGCCGCCAGCAATGGCCAGGAGCGTCCCCTCCTCCCTGGGCACCACAAGCATCATGTCTGGTGATTGTGTCTGGTGATCAGGGGGACCAGTCTCTACCAGAGACCCCCTCGAACATCCC is part of the Oenanthe melanoleuca isolate GR-GAL-2019-014 chromosome 17, OMel1.0, whole genome shotgun sequence genome and harbors:
- the FPGS gene encoding folylpolyglutamate synthase, mitochondrial isoform X1 produces the protein MVARGLRALRGALRAGGRRFSTRPARAPAMDYQDAIRMLNTLQTNASYLEQVKRERGDPQAQLEAMQGFLERSGLKVEDLDRLNIIHVTGTKGKGSACAFTECILRNYGLKTGFYSSPHLVQVRERIRINGQPISKDLFNKYFWLVYNRLEETKDPAHSSMPAYFRFLTIMAFHVFLQEKVDLAVVEVGIGGTYDCTNIVRAPVVCGVSSLGIDHTSILGDTMEKIAWQKGGIFKPGVPAFTVAQPERPLEVLRERAQERQCSLYLCPELDDFEEGCGALELGLAGAHQRSNAALALQLARTWLQRRGCQGLWELKEVPPSSELLGRPVPLAPAFRLPDAMIQGLRDTEWLGRTQVLSHGPVTWYLDGAHTTSSIQACVRWFRQAALSQDKPHDGSEVRVLLFNATGDRDTAALLKLLVSCHFDYAVFCPNFTEVSLANNADQQNFNVTLENALTRCLENQQTWTRLLEEKVGQDPWLPSPPRVGGLLQPTPARGSLLLVPPAPRPLNSPALVFPCLAQALRWVAQGRDPHLAAPVASGAHPHPAASSGAVLLREAAAVHVLVTGSLHLVGGALRLLVPALSQ
- the FPGS gene encoding folylpolyglutamate synthase, mitochondrial isoform X2; its protein translation is MAEMLPASVTNGTAEGTDPEGDAIRMLNTLQTNASYLEQVKRERGDPQAQLEAMQGFLERSGLKVEDLDRLNIIHVTGTKGKGSACAFTECILRNYGLKTGFYSSPHLVQVRERIRINGQPISKDLFNKYFWLVYNRLEETKDPAHSSMPAYFRFLTIMAFHVFLQEKVDLAVVEVGIGGTYDCTNIVRAPVVCGVSSLGIDHTSILGDTMEKIAWQKGGIFKPGVPAFTVAQPERPLEVLRERAQERQCSLYLCPELDDFEEGCGALELGLAGAHQRSNAALALQLARTWLQRRGCQGLWELKEVPPSSELLGRPVPLAPAFRLPDAMIQGLRDTEWLGRTQVLSHGPVTWYLDGAHTTSSIQACVRWFRQAALSQDKPHDGSEVRVLLFNATGDRDTAALLKLLVSCHFDYAVFCPNFTEVSLANNADQQNFNVTLENALTRCLENQQTWTRLLEEKVGQDPWLPSPPRVGGLLQPTPARGSLLLVPPAPRPLNSPALVFPCLAQALRWVAQGRDPHLAAPVASGAHPHPAASSGAVLLREAAAVHVLVTGSLHLVGGALRLLVPALSQ
- the ENG gene encoding endoglin isoform X2; translated protein: MGPRSVPLLPLLLALLGRPDPGRAEGCDLQLVTAKPTITLSYATSTVPRGCVSNSSMDTGHEVHVLSIKWSEDSPVPLLVTVTPRADACSRPAVLILLCSRCSAAITSPCSNLILRTDAHLSPETIRAPNPEPPLVSSDLLAWALATYGGITSYSELQDPRSVQLHLGEDAHSPPECVPQEPFNAVQHLETEVFFHGVKGCSRSDTQSTRAAHIIHLQSEPSSSITEVNLSVRCPRNSAGHLMLILHSKANFTWSLSSECNIHLMVSGNYKMSLFPGLLNGSLSAKTEQDLIATAFEKNYSVIASYSSIPASSSISLEIHGHETVETPVTTTPLVITQPPDLPHRVLLTLKPWKCTDETMEIVIIRSHLEPIKDVVSITLRDISCQAEKNATHFMLKSPLSHCGTSLEGRGYANNELILSLAKDAVLRSVRVGFQCEIPRELFLRLFPTADFKAPQTELEINKEAFVQASMRWMDHPADLQLKECWLVAAGREPVLLVQGGEARGAGVAVLDSPTSTHGRKVWRFRFTYSVPEGGHIPFSAILKCKAGLQNDTMFEKVLEVTVKDAWRPLNYHGLGLAAVLGITFGAFLIGALLTAGLWYIYSHTRPISKLQPVSSTAPASESSSTNHSIGSTQSTPCSTSSMA
- the FPGS gene encoding folylpolyglutamate synthase, mitochondrial isoform X3; the encoded protein is MGLKEDVYEDAIRMLNTLQTNASYLEQVKRERGDPQAQLEAMQGFLERSGLKVEDLDRLNIIHVTGTKGKGSACAFTECILRNYGLKTGFYSSPHLVQVRERIRINGQPISKDLFNKYFWLVYNRLEETKDPAHSSMPAYFRFLTIMAFHVFLQEKVDLAVVEVGIGGTYDCTNIVRAPVVCGVSSLGIDHTSILGDTMEKIAWQKGGIFKPGVPAFTVAQPERPLEVLRERAQERQCSLYLCPELDDFEEGCGALELGLAGAHQRSNAALALQLARTWLQRRGCQGLWELKEVPPSSELLGRPVPLAPAFRLPDAMIQGLRDTEWLGRTQVLSHGPVTWYLDGAHTTSSIQACVRWFRQAALSQDKPHDGSEVRVLLFNATGDRDTAALLKLLVSCHFDYAVFCPNFTEVSLANNADQQNFNVTLENALTRCLENQQTWTRLLEEKVGQDPWLPSPPRVGGLLQPTPARGSLLLVPPAPRPLNSPALVFPCLAQALRWVAQGRDPHLAAPVASGAHPHPAASSGAVLLREAAAVHVLVTGSLHLVGGALRLLVPALSQ
- the ENG gene encoding endoglin isoform X1 produces the protein MGPRSVPLLPLLLALLGRPDPGRAEGCDLQLVTAKPTITLSYATSTVPRGCVSNSSMDTGHEVHVLSIKWSEDSPVPLLVTVTPRADACSRPAVLILLCSRCSAAITSPCSNLILRTDAHLSPETIRAPNPEPPLVSSDLLAWALATYGGITSYSELQDPRSVQLHLGEDAHSPPECVPQEPFNAVQHLETEVFFHGVKGCSRSDTQSTRAAHIIHLQSEPSSSITEVNLSVRCPRNSAGHLMLILHSKANFTWSLSSECNIHLMVSGNYKMSLFPGLLNGSLSAKTEQDLIATAFEKNYSVIASYSSIPASSSISLEIHGHETVETPVTTTPLVITQPPDLPHRVLLTLKPWKCTDETMEIVIIRSHLEPIKDVVSITLRDISCQAEKNATHFMLKSPLSHCGTSLEGRGYANNELILSLAKDAVLRSVRVGFQCEIPRELFLRLFPTADFKAPQTELEINKEAFVQASMRWMDHPADLQLKECWLVAAGREPVLLVQGGEARGAGVAVLDSPTSTHGRKVWRFRFTYSVPEGGHIPFSAILKCKAGLQNDTMFEKVLEVTVKDAWRPLNYHGLGLAAVLGITFGAFLIGALLTAGLWYIYSHTPGFQHGASLGEQQHQPQHRQHPEHALLHQQHGLTPPGPPEPAQPPANGLGDPPQCH